In Populus trichocarpa isolate Nisqually-1 chromosome 16, P.trichocarpa_v4.1, whole genome shotgun sequence, a genomic segment contains:
- the LOC7464107 gene encoding protein STRICTOSIDINE SYNTHASE-LIKE 10: MNKNLLLVVTTTTLVAIVSILLTSPTKLLGPPTIPTSNDHLHSAKILHVSGAVGPESLVFDPNGEGPYTGVADGRVLKWIAGDDGSGSWTDFATTSSNRNECVRPFAPEMEHVCGRPLGLRFDKKTGNLYIADAYLGLQVVGPTGGLATPVVTELEGQPMRFTNDLDIDEQEDVIYFTDTSMVFQRRQFILSLLTKDKTGRLLKYDKSSKEVTVLARGLAFANGVALSKDSTFLLVAETTTCRILRFWLHGPNAGKSDVFTELPGFPDNIRRNSKGEFWVALHSKKGLFAKVVLSNSWIGKTLLKFPLSFKQLHSLLVGGKAHATAIKLSEEGKVLDVLEDCDGKTLRFISEVEEKDGKLWIGSVLMPFLGTYNL, from the exons ATGAACAAGAATCTATTGTTAGTTGTAACAACAACAACGTTAGTGGCCATCGTCTCAATTCTCCTAACAAGTCCAACTAAACTCCTTGGACCACCTACCATCCCGACATCTAATGACCATCTTCACTCTGCAAAGATCCTTCATGTCAGCGGAGCTGTAGGGCCAGAGAGCTTGGTTTTTGATCCCAATGGGGAAGGACCCTATACTGGTGTTGCTGACGGTAGAGTTCTCAAGTGGATTGCAGGAGATGATGGTAGTGGAAGCTGGACTGATTTTGCCACCACCAGTTCTAATCG GAACGAGTGTGTTCGCCCATTTGCTCCTGAAATGGAACATGTCTGTGGAAGGCCATTAGGACTAAGATTTGATAAGAAAACTGGAAATCTCTACATTGCTGATGCTTACTTGGGTCTTCAAGTTGTTGGTCCAACTGGAGGTTTAGCCACGCCAGTTGTCACTGAATTAGAAGGCCAACCCATGCGCTTCACCAATGATTTGGACATTGATGAGCAGGAAGATGTGATTTACTTCACAGATACGAGCATGGTCTTCCAAAGAAG acaatttattttatcactCCTGACCAAAGACAAGACGGGTAGGTTACTGAAATATGATAAATCAAGCAAAGAAGTAACAGTCTTAGCACGAGGCCTCGCTTTTGCCAATGGTGTTGCATTGAGCAAGGACTCTACCTTTCTGCTAGTAGCTGAAACCACAACTTGTCGGATTTTAAGGTTTTGGCTTCATGGCCCTAATGCTGGAAAGTCTGATGTTTTCACCGAGCTTCCGGGATTCCCAGACAATATCAGAAGAAATTCAAAAGGGGAGTTCTGGGTGGCTTTGCATTCTAAAAAGGGACTTTTTGCGAAGGTGGTGCTTTCAAATTCATGGATTGGGAAAACATTGTTAAAATTTCCACTCAGCTTCAAGCAACTGCACTCACTGTTAGTAGGAGGAAAGGCACATGCAACTGCCATAAAGCTGAGCGAGGAAGGGAAAGTTCTGGATGTCTTAGAAGACTGCGACGGAAAAACATTAAGGTTTATTAGTGAAGTAGAGGAGAAGGATGGTAAGCTCTGGATTGGTTCAGTACTAATGCCTTTTCTTGGCACTTACAACTTGTAA